From a region of the Microcoleus sp. FACHB-831 genome:
- a CDS encoding COP23 domain-containing protein, which yields MSSTRLGSLERASLVVAIMSLVIGGASFAYAVATGWRPGDLFAGQNDRFSCQLRYYDEERREIPTVMYHNDKGTQPWLRMVNTFGEDWTTPKRCETIADRLESFRKDGLRELTYRTDSNTPTQSVICAKTKSSGNNCELLVTLTRDANAYESLKKMTEAMKNGNTVDQSSNGGSSAAALSPSSPSVPLGNLLADEDTKAGETPAK from the coding sequence ATGTCTTCAACGCGCCTCGGATCTTTAGAACGAGCTAGTCTGGTTGTAGCGATTATGAGTCTTGTGATTGGTGGTGCTAGTTTTGCTTATGCTGTGGCTACTGGCTGGCGACCCGGAGACTTGTTCGCCGGACAAAATGACCGCTTTTCTTGCCAACTCCGGTATTACGATGAAGAACGTCGTGAAATTCCGACGGTTATGTATCATAACGACAAAGGGACGCAGCCTTGGCTGAGGATGGTTAACACCTTTGGCGAAGACTGGACAACCCCGAAACGCTGCGAGACAATAGCCGACCGATTGGAAAGTTTTCGCAAAGATGGTTTGAGGGAATTGACTTATCGCACAGACAGCAACACGCCGACGCAATCTGTAATCTGTGCGAAAACTAAGAGCAGTGGAAATAATTGTGAACTGCTAGTGACGCTGACGCGGGATGCAAATGCCTACGAGTCTTTGAAGAAGATGACGGAGGCTATGAAAAATGGTAATACTGTCGATCAAAGCAGTAACGGTGGCTCGTCTGCGGCTGCTTTATCTCCATCTTCGCCGTCCGTTCCTCTAGGCAATTTGTTGGCAGATGAGGATACTAAAGCTGGAGAAACACCAGCAAAATAA
- a CDS encoding serine protease encodes MKYSCWFIASGFITLLISSCSQPQPQPQPQPKTKTPGEIYNLTKASVVIITYQDKQGNGTGFFVQGEKGVCTVVTARHVVAPTSNLRLQTNDGKTRKTSNVRRFRDQDLAVVTFDAGGENCPYKPLELGDSDKVNVTDAIYITGFAGGSSVPQFVQGTVSALDKRADGYGISYPVTTAGGMSGGPAVNIAGEVIAIHGRSDRELVEKAKLTGENLPPQQQSATTVAAGDGVEQINTFKWGIPSNIYKANISNIATDAVAKSSAPTAEELLKSGNDLLVSERYEEAIASYDKALQIKPDYYEAWNNRGNALGNLKRYEEASASYDKAIQIKPELHQAWAGRGWALFKLKRYEDAIASYDKAIQFKPDFVDAWYGRGYALEMLKRYKEALASYDKALQFKPDYAFVWANKGNILHLLQRYEEALTSTNKAIQFKPDYSMAWYNRGITLYEFKQYQEALASYDKAIQENGEWGETSRTAVWDARGIVLIKLKRYDDAIASYDKAIQLKPDYSAAWNNRGIALDDLKRSEDAIASFDKAILIKPDYHEAWYSRGVALHTLKRYEEAIKSLDKAIQFKPDYSMAWNNRGAALYKLKRYGEALESFDKAIKFDPSHQLAIDNRKLLLTKMGRSQ; translated from the coding sequence ATGAAATACTCGTGCTGGTTTATTGCTTCTGGCTTCATCACTTTATTAATATCCAGCTGTTCTCAACCGCAACCGCAACCGCAACCGCAGCCGAAAACAAAAACCCCTGGAGAAATTTACAACCTTACAAAAGCAAGCGTGGTAATCATCACTTACCAAGACAAACAAGGAAATGGAACTGGATTTTTCGTGCAGGGGGAAAAAGGTGTCTGCACCGTAGTCACGGCGCGTCATGTGGTAGCACCGACTAGCAACTTACGGCTGCAAACTAATGACGGAAAAACTAGAAAAACTTCCAATGTTCGACGATTCCGCGACCAGGATTTAGCAGTGGTAACGTTTGATGCTGGTGGGGAAAATTGTCCGTATAAACCTCTAGAATTGGGCGACTCGGATAAAGTGAATGTGACAGATGCTATCTATATTACTGGTTTTGCAGGTGGTTCATCGGTGCCGCAGTTTGTACAGGGTACAGTGTCGGCGCTGGACAAACGAGCTGATGGTTATGGGATTTCCTACCCGGTTACGACGGCTGGGGGGATGAGTGGCGGGCCAGCGGTAAATATAGCTGGGGAAGTAATTGCTATTCACGGTCGCAGCGATCGCGAACTTGTCGAAAAGGCAAAATTAACAGGAGAAAATTTGCCGCCACAACAGCAGTCTGCAACAACTGTCGCTGCTGGTGATGGCGTAGAACAAATTAACACTTTTAAATGGGGGATTCCCAGCAATATTTACAAGGCAAATATTTCCAATATTGCCACTGACGCTGTGGCTAAATCATCTGCACCCACAGCAGAAGAGTTGTTGAAAAGCGGCAATGATTTGTTAGTCTCTGAACGCTATGAAGAGGCGATCGCATCTTATGACAAAGCTCTTCAAATAAAGCCTGATTACTATGAAGCTTGGAATAATCGAGGCAATGCGCTAGGTAATTTGAAACGGTATGAAGAGGCGAGCGCATCTTATGACAAAGCCATTCAAATCAAGCCTGAATTACATCAAGCTTGGGCTGGTCGAGGCTGGGCGCTATTTAAGCTGAAACGTTATGAGGACGCGATCGCATCTTATGACAAAGCTATTCAATTCAAGCCCGACTTCGTTGATGCTTGGTATGGTCGAGGCTATGCGCTAGAAATGTTGAAACGCTATAAGGAGGCGCTCGCATCCTATGACAAAGCCCTTCAATTCAAGCCGGATTATGCTTTTGTTTGGGCTAACAAAGGCAACATACTACATTTATTGCAACGCTACGAAGAAGCATTAACTTCTACTAACAAAGCGATTCAATTCAAGCCTGACTACTCTATGGCTTGGTATAACCGGGGTATTACGTTATATGAGTTCAAACAATACCAAGAAGCACTAGCTTCTTATGACAAAGCCATTCAAGAAAATGGTGAATGGGGCGAAACAAGCCGCACCGCTGTTTGGGATGCGCGAGGCATTGTGCTAATTAAGCTTAAACGATACGATGACGCGATCGCATCTTATGATAAAGCCATTCAATTAAAGCCTGACTACTCTGCTGCTTGGAATAACCGAGGCATAGCGCTAGATGATTTGAAACGCTCTGAAGACGCGATCGCTTCTTTTGACAAAGCCATTCTAATCAAGCCTGACTACCATGAAGCTTGGTATAGTCGAGGCGTGGCGCTACATACGTTGAAACGCTATGAAGAGGCGATCAAATCTCTTGACAAAGCGATTCAATTCAAGCCTGACTACTCTATGGCTTGGAATAATCGAGGCGCGGCGCTATATAAGTTGAAACGTTACGGCGAAGCACTCGAATCCTTCGACAAAGCAATTAAATTTGACCCTAGCCACCAATTAGCAATAGATAACCGCAAGCTGTTGTTAACTAAGATGGGGCGATCTCAATAA
- a CDS encoding diguanylate cyclase → MDASVLVVGGNQFVATFFRRLRNLVSGRIESASHLDDVIPLIQTQQPSILILQASFADSLELCRQIKEQPQLVAIYCIVVEIVPQLNENESWDRNWELLEAAQAMENGADAYLQIAAATELGVYSVAEDRLLLAHIRAGVTQVKNYRQLMETNDFLSSIALADALTGLNNRRALEWDLPRQVQNARTRIAPLSLIMLDVDFFKSINDNHGHLVGDRVLKILSARLQHNLRVQDTLFRYGGEEFVVILSNTPPSEAQHVARRLRCLIADQPFSIEESLAINVTISLGTASLKPTDDGKGVSLLNRADQNLLLAKNSGRNQVVSEGSEF, encoded by the coding sequence ATGGACGCTTCTGTTCTGGTAGTTGGAGGCAACCAGTTTGTTGCTACATTCTTTCGGCGGCTTCGCAATTTGGTATCTGGCCGAATCGAGTCCGCGTCGCACTTAGATGATGTCATACCGCTAATTCAAACCCAACAACCGAGTATCTTGATTCTGCAAGCCAGCTTCGCAGACAGTCTGGAATTATGCCGCCAAATTAAAGAACAGCCACAGCTTGTTGCAATTTACTGCATTGTTGTAGAAATAGTCCCCCAGCTCAATGAGAACGAAAGCTGGGACAGGAATTGGGAGTTGCTGGAGGCGGCACAAGCCATGGAAAACGGTGCAGATGCCTACTTGCAGATCGCCGCAGCCACAGAACTAGGCGTTTACTCGGTGGCTGAAGACCGCCTGCTTTTGGCGCACATTCGGGCGGGGGTTACGCAGGTGAAAAATTACCGCCAACTGATGGAAACAAATGATTTTTTATCTAGCATTGCGCTTGCTGATGCACTGACCGGATTGAATAACCGTCGCGCATTGGAATGGGATTTACCGCGACAGGTGCAAAATGCTCGCACGCGCATCGCACCTTTGAGCTTAATTATGCTGGATGTAGACTTTTTCAAGTCGATCAACGACAATCACGGGCATCTGGTGGGCGATCGCGTCCTCAAAATTCTTTCCGCACGTCTGCAACACAACCTCCGCGTTCAAGACACCCTCTTTCGCTATGGTGGCGAAGAATTTGTTGTCATCCTCAGCAACACCCCCCCTTCAGAAGCGCAACACGTAGCTCGCCGCTTGCGTTGCCTAATTGCCGATCAACCTTTTAGCATCGAGGAGTCGCTGGCAATAAACGTTACCATCAGTCTGGGAACCGCCTCCCTAAAACCTACCGATGACGGCAAAGGGGTGAGCTTGCTAAATCGCGCTGACCAAAATCTGTTGTTAGCAAAAAACTCCGGTCGCAACCAAGTAGTTAGTGAAGGAAGCGAGTTTTGA